One Panicum virgatum strain AP13 chromosome 9K, P.virgatum_v5, whole genome shotgun sequence genomic region harbors:
- the LOC120647077 gene encoding 15-cis-phytoene desaturase, chloroplastic/chromoplastic-like isoform X1 → MDTGCLSSMNITGVSQARSFAGQFPTRRCFASSHLASFAVKSLVLRNKGRSSHRRHSALQIVCKDFPRPPLESTINYLEAGQLSSFFRNSKRPSKPLQVVIAGAGLAGLSTAKYLADAGHKPILLEARDVLGGKIAAWKDEDGDWYETGLHIFFGAYPNIQNLFGELGIEDRLQWKEHSMIFAMPNKPGEFSRFDFPETLPAPVNGIWAILKNNEMLTWPEKVKFAIGLLPAMLGGQPYVEAQDGLTVSEWMKKQGVPDRVNDEVFIAMSKALNFINPDELSMQCILIALNRFLQEKHGSKMAFLDGNPPERLCMPIVDHIRSRGGEVRLNSRLKKIELNPDGTVKHFALTDGTQITGDAYVCAAPVDIFKLLVPQAWSEISYFKKLEKLVGVPVINVHIWFDRKLKNTYDHLLFSRSSLLSVYADMSVTCKEYYDPNRSMLELVFAPAEEWIGRSDAEIIDATMEELAKLFPDEIAADQSKAKILKYHVVKTPRSVYKTVPNCEPCRPLQRSPIEGFYLAGDYTKQKYLASMEGAVLSGKLCAQSIVQDYSRLSLRTQKSLQSEEVEEVPVAS, encoded by the exons ATGGATACTGGCTGTTTATCATCTATGAACATTACTGGAGTGAGCCAAGCAAGATCTTTTGCGGGGCAATTTCCTACCCGGAGATGCTTTGCAAGTAGTCACCTTGCAAGCTTTGCTGTGAAATCTCTTGTCTTGAGGAATAAAGGAAGAAGCTCACACCGTAGACATTCTGCTTTGCAG ATTGTCTGCAAGGATTTTCCAAGACCTCCGCTAGAAAGCACAATAAACTATTTGGAAGCTGGACAGCTCTCTTCATTTTTTAGGAACAGCAAACGCCCCAGTAAACCATTACAGGTCGTAATTGCTGGTGCAG GATTAGCTGGTCTGTCAACAGCAAAATATCTGGCAGATGCAGGCCATAAACCCATATTGCTTGAGGCAAGAGATGTTTTGGGCGGAAAG ATAGCTGCTTGGAAGGATGAAGATGGAGATTGGTACGAGACTGGGCTTCATATCTTTT TTGGAGCTTATCCCAACATACAGAATTTATTTGGCGAGCTTGGTATTGAGGACCGTCTGCAATGGAAAGAGCACTCCATGATATTTGCCATGCCGAATAAGCCAGGAGAATTCAGCCGGTTTGATTTCCCAGAAACTTTGCCAGCACCTGTAAATG GAATATGGGCCATACTGAAAAATAATGAAATGCTTACCTGGCCTGAGAAGGTGAAGTTTGCTATTGGACTTCTGCCAGCAATGCTTGGTGGTCAACCTTATGTTGAAGCTCAAGATGGCTTGACAGTTTCAGAGTGGATGAAAAAGCAG GGTGTTCCTGATCGAGTGAACGATGAGGTTTTTATTGCGATGTCCAAGGCACTGAATTTCATAAATCCTGATGAGCTATCCATGCAGTGCATTTTGATTGCTTTGAACCGATTTCTTCAG GAGAAGCACGGTTCCAAAATGGCATTCTTGGACGGTAATCCACCTGAAAGACTATGTATGCCTATTGTTGATCACATTCGGTCTAGGGGTGGTGAGGTCCGCCTGAATTCTCGTCTTAAAAAGATAGAGCTGAATCCTGATGGAACTGTGAAACATTTTGCACTTACCGATGGAACTCAAATAACTGGAGATGCTTATGTTTGTGCAGCACCAG TTGATATCTTCAAGCTTCTTGTACCTCAAGCGTGGAGTGAAATTTCTTATTTCAAGAAGCTGGAGAAGTTGGTGGGAGTTCCTGTTATCAATGTTCATATATG GTTTGACAGAAAATTGAAAAACACATATGACCACCTTCTTTTCAGCAG gAGTTCACTCTTAAGTGTTTATGCAGACATGTCGGTAACCTGCAAG GAGTACTATGATCCAAACCGTTCAATGCTCGAGTTGGTCTTTGCTCCTGCTGAGGAATGGATTGGTCGAAGTGACGCTGAAATCATTGATGCAACTATGGAAGAGCTAGCCAAGTTATTTCCTGATGAAATTGCTGCTGATCAGAGTAAAGCAAAGATTCTTAAGTATCATGTGGTGAAGACACCGAG ATCGGTttacaaaacggtcccaaactgTGAACCTTGCCGACCTCTCCAAAGGTCACCGATTGAAGGGTTCTATCTGGCTGGCGATTACACAAAGCAGAAATACTTGGCATCCATGGAAGGTGCAGTTTTATCCGGGAAGCTTTGTGCCCAGTCTATAGTGCAG GATTATAGCAGGCTCTCCCTCAGGACTCAGAAAAGCTTACAATCTGAAGAAGTAGAAGAAGTTCCGGTCGCATCTTAA
- the LOC120647077 gene encoding 15-cis-phytoene desaturase, chloroplastic/chromoplastic-like isoform X2 has translation MQAINPYCLRQEMFWAERSDRYLHDCLPLSELLVFTVSTICSFYVFFCVCLCIEQIAAWKDEDGDWYETGLHIFFGAYPNIQNLFGELGIEDRLQWKEHSMIFAMPNKPGEFSRFDFPETLPAPVNGIWAILKNNEMLTWPEKVKFAIGLLPAMLGGQPYVEAQDGLTVSEWMKKQGVPDRVNDEVFIAMSKALNFINPDELSMQCILIALNRFLQEKHGSKMAFLDGNPPERLCMPIVDHIRSRGGEVRLNSRLKKIELNPDGTVKHFALTDGTQITGDAYVCAAPVDIFKLLVPQAWSEISYFKKLEKLVGVPVINVHIWFDRKLKNTYDHLLFSRSSLLSVYADMSVTCKEYYDPNRSMLELVFAPAEEWIGRSDAEIIDATMEELAKLFPDEIAADQSKAKILKYHVVKTPRSVYKTVPNCEPCRPLQRSPIEGFYLAGDYTKQKYLASMEGAVLSGKLCAQSIVQDYSRLSLRTQKSLQSEEVEEVPVAS, from the exons ATGCAGGCCATAAACCCATATTGCTTGAGGCAAGAGATGTTTTGGGCGGAAAGGTCTGATAGATACTTGCATGATTGTTTACCACTCTCGGAACTGCTCGTGTTTACTGTTTCCACCATTTGTtccttttatgtttttttttgtgtgtgtttaTGCATTGAACAGATAGCTGCTTGGAAGGATGAAGATGGAGATTGGTACGAGACTGGGCTTCATATCTTTT TTGGAGCTTATCCCAACATACAGAATTTATTTGGCGAGCTTGGTATTGAGGACCGTCTGCAATGGAAAGAGCACTCCATGATATTTGCCATGCCGAATAAGCCAGGAGAATTCAGCCGGTTTGATTTCCCAGAAACTTTGCCAGCACCTGTAAATG GAATATGGGCCATACTGAAAAATAATGAAATGCTTACCTGGCCTGAGAAGGTGAAGTTTGCTATTGGACTTCTGCCAGCAATGCTTGGTGGTCAACCTTATGTTGAAGCTCAAGATGGCTTGACAGTTTCAGAGTGGATGAAAAAGCAG GGTGTTCCTGATCGAGTGAACGATGAGGTTTTTATTGCGATGTCCAAGGCACTGAATTTCATAAATCCTGATGAGCTATCCATGCAGTGCATTTTGATTGCTTTGAACCGATTTCTTCAG GAGAAGCACGGTTCCAAAATGGCATTCTTGGACGGTAATCCACCTGAAAGACTATGTATGCCTATTGTTGATCACATTCGGTCTAGGGGTGGTGAGGTCCGCCTGAATTCTCGTCTTAAAAAGATAGAGCTGAATCCTGATGGAACTGTGAAACATTTTGCACTTACCGATGGAACTCAAATAACTGGAGATGCTTATGTTTGTGCAGCACCAG TTGATATCTTCAAGCTTCTTGTACCTCAAGCGTGGAGTGAAATTTCTTATTTCAAGAAGCTGGAGAAGTTGGTGGGAGTTCCTGTTATCAATGTTCATATATG GTTTGACAGAAAATTGAAAAACACATATGACCACCTTCTTTTCAGCAG gAGTTCACTCTTAAGTGTTTATGCAGACATGTCGGTAACCTGCAAG GAGTACTATGATCCAAACCGTTCAATGCTCGAGTTGGTCTTTGCTCCTGCTGAGGAATGGATTGGTCGAAGTGACGCTGAAATCATTGATGCAACTATGGAAGAGCTAGCCAAGTTATTTCCTGATGAAATTGCTGCTGATCAGAGTAAAGCAAAGATTCTTAAGTATCATGTGGTGAAGACACCGAG ATCGGTttacaaaacggtcccaaactgTGAACCTTGCCGACCTCTCCAAAGGTCACCGATTGAAGGGTTCTATCTGGCTGGCGATTACACAAAGCAGAAATACTTGGCATCCATGGAAGGTGCAGTTTTATCCGGGAAGCTTTGTGCCCAGTCTATAGTGCAG GATTATAGCAGGCTCTCCCTCAGGACTCAGAAAAGCTTACAATCTGAAGAAGTAGAAGAAGTTCCGGTCGCATCTTAA
- the LOC120647079 gene encoding 7-deoxyloganetin glucosyltransferase-like encodes MSAAATLPTGQAAPHAVCVPFPTQGHITPMLKLAKILHARGFRVTFVNTEYNHRRLVRSRGAAAVAGLAAFRFATIPDGLPASDANATQDPATISYATKHSCPPHLRRLLAGLDGVTCVVADNLMSFSVDAAREVGVPCALFWTASACGYMGYRNFRLLIDRGIVPLQDQEQLTNGFMDTPVGWAPGMSKHTRLKDMPTFLRTTDPDDVLMNFQLQEVERSEHASAVVINTLDELERPALDAMRSIIPAVYTVGPLASVAERVVDRSLQAVSCSLWREDQSCLQWLDATKPRPRSVVYVNFGSITVMSGQELAEFAWGLAGSGHRFLWIVRPDVVKGGGGASSAEAAALPPGFLEATEGRGLVASWCDQEAVLRHEAVGLFLTHSGWNSTLESLCAGVPMLCWPFFAEQQTNCRYKCVEWGVAMEVGDNVRREAVEARIREAMGGDKGKDMARRAAEWREAAAGSAARSLANLDRLINDVLLSPAPLLPGGSLKMA; translated from the coding sequence ATGAGCGCCGCTGCTACTCTCCCGACCGGCCAGGCGGCGCCGCACGCGGTGTGCGTGCCGTTCCCGACGCAGGGCCACATCACGCCGATGCTGAAGCTGGCAAAGATCCTCCACGCCAGGGGCTTCCGCGTCACCTTCGTCAACACCGAGTACAACCACCGCCGCCTCGTCCGctcccgcggcgccgccgccgtcgcgggccTCGCGGCGTTCCGCTTCGCCACCATCCCGGACGGCCTGCCGGCGTCCGACGCCAACGCCACGCAGGACCCGGCGACCATCAGCTACGCCACCAAGCACAGCTGCCCGCCCCACCTGCGGCGCCTGCTCGCCGGGCTGGACGGCGTCACGTGCGTCGTGGCGGACAACCTGATGAGCTTCAGCGTGGACGCCGCGAGGGAGGTGGGCGTGCCGTGCGCGCTCTTCTGGACCGCCAGCGCCTGCGGCTACATGGGCTACCGCAACTTCCGCCTCCTCATCGACAGGGGCATCGTCCCCCTCCAAGACCAAGAGCAGCTGACCAACGGGTTCATGGACACGCCGGTGGGCTGGGCGCCCGGCATGAGCAAGCACACGCGGCTCAAGGACATGCCGACCTTCCTCCGCACCACGGACCCCGACGACGTGCTGATGAACTTCCAGCTGCAGGAGGTGGAACGCTCCGAGCACGCGTCCGCCGTCGTCATCAACACCTTGGACGAGCTCGAGCGGCCGGCTCTCGACGCCATGCGCTCCATCATCCCGGCCGTGTACACCGTCGGCCCGCTCGCCTCCGTCGCGGAGCGGGTCGTCGACCGCAGCCTCCAAGCGGTGAGCTGCAGCCTGTGGCGGGAGGACCAGTCCTGCCTCCAGTGGCTGGACGCCACCAAGCCCCGCCCGCGGTCGGTGGTGTACGTCAACTTTGGGAGcatcacggtcatgagcgggcAGGAGCTGGCGGAGTTCGCGTGGGGGCTGGCCGGCAGCGGCCACCGCTTCCTGTGGATCGTCCGCCCGGACGTcgtcaagggcggcggcggcgcctcctcggcggaggcggcggcgctgcccccGGGGTTCCTGGAGGCGACCGAGGGCAGGGGCCTCGTGGCGAGCTGGTGCGACCAGGAGGCCGTGCTGCGGCACgaggcggtgggcctgttcctcACGCACAGCGGCTGGAACTCCACCCTGGAGAGCCTCTGCGCCGGGGTGCCCATGCTGTGCTGGCCATTCTTCGCGGAGCAGCAGACCAACTGCCGGTACAAGTGCGTCGAGTGGGGCGTGGCGATGGAGGTCGGCGACAACGTGCGGCGGGAGGCCGTGGAGGCGAGGATACGGGAGGCCATGGGTGGGGACAAGGGCAAGGACATGGCGCGCAGGGCCGCGGAGTGGAGAGAGGCCGCCgcggggtcggcggcgaggtcgcttGCCAACCTCGACAGGCTCATCAACGATGTGCTGCTCTCTCCGGCACCATTATTACCGGGCGGCTCACTCAAAATGGCTTAG